The following are from one region of the Polynucleobacter sp. MWH-CaK5 genome:
- the recJ gene encoding single-stranded-DNA-specific exonuclease RecJ gives MTIQFKERQYSEKSAAWLEQSGTHPVLAKLFAARGVEKPEELLLELKNLIPPAQLKNCELAAKYLADAIEAGKKLLIVADYDCDGATACAVGLKGLRALGAPWNINIDYFVPNRFTLGYGLTPEVVDLVSGLPDKPDILITVDNGIASVAGVERAKQLGIEVLVTDHHLPADQLPKAAWIVNPNQPDCTFPSKALAGVGVMFYLLIALRAEFRARGAFSAETQPRLENLLDLVALGTVADVASLDRNNRILVANGIKRIKSGQMQAGIRALYIAAGKDPNRASSFDLGFTLGPRLNAAGRLADMSLGIQCLLSESPEEALKLAHELDRMNRERRTIEAGMQETALASLVDIQVGDQATLCMANETWHQGVIGIVASRLKEKFHRPTLIFAPGEESGQAVLKGSGRSIQGFHLRDALDLVSKKHPDLILKFGGHAMAAGLTIEEDSFEEFKACFEEVAQSLMTPEVLQRQLAHDGKLDPEFIDPELGTMLANEVWGQGFPAPVFVGEFEVLTQTLIQEKHLRVQLKAINSNGSSHPKAFNGIWFSRNATLPNPARLAYRVVTDHYQGVARAQLHIEALDDPL, from the coding sequence ATGACCATTCAATTCAAAGAGCGCCAATATTCAGAAAAAAGTGCCGCTTGGCTTGAGCAAAGTGGCACTCACCCAGTATTGGCAAAATTGTTTGCTGCTCGAGGCGTTGAAAAACCAGAAGAACTTTTACTCGAACTCAAGAACCTGATCCCACCTGCACAGCTTAAAAATTGTGAATTAGCAGCGAAATACTTAGCTGATGCGATTGAAGCAGGTAAAAAATTACTGATTGTTGCTGACTATGATTGCGATGGAGCAACAGCGTGCGCCGTCGGCCTCAAAGGTTTAAGAGCTTTGGGTGCACCCTGGAACATCAATATTGATTACTTTGTTCCTAATCGTTTCACCTTGGGGTATGGCTTGACACCGGAGGTCGTCGATTTGGTTTCCGGTCTTCCTGATAAACCAGATATTTTGATCACCGTTGATAACGGCATCGCCAGCGTTGCCGGTGTTGAAAGAGCAAAACAATTAGGTATTGAAGTCTTGGTCACAGATCATCACTTACCTGCCGATCAATTACCAAAAGCCGCTTGGATTGTGAACCCCAATCAACCTGATTGCACTTTCCCAAGTAAAGCGCTTGCCGGGGTTGGTGTGATGTTTTATTTATTGATTGCATTGCGCGCTGAGTTTCGTGCTCGTGGTGCCTTCTCGGCAGAAACTCAACCACGCCTTGAAAACCTTTTAGATTTAGTGGCGCTTGGCACTGTTGCGGACGTTGCATCTCTGGATAGAAATAATCGCATCTTGGTTGCCAATGGCATCAAAAGAATTAAAAGTGGGCAAATGCAAGCGGGTATTCGGGCTCTTTACATCGCTGCTGGGAAAGACCCCAATCGTGCGAGCTCATTTGATCTTGGATTCACCTTGGGTCCTCGCTTAAATGCTGCCGGCCGATTGGCTGACATGTCATTGGGTATTCAATGTTTGCTTTCTGAATCGCCAGAGGAAGCATTGAAATTAGCTCACGAACTTGATCGCATGAATCGCGAACGCCGAACCATTGAAGCGGGTATGCAAGAAACTGCATTGGCCAGCTTAGTAGATATACAAGTTGGTGACCAGGCCACCCTGTGCATGGCCAATGAAACATGGCATCAAGGCGTGATTGGCATCGTTGCATCAAGATTGAAAGAAAAATTCCACCGCCCCACCCTGATTTTTGCTCCAGGAGAAGAATCTGGACAAGCCGTTCTCAAGGGCTCAGGCAGATCCATCCAAGGATTTCATTTGAGAGATGCCTTGGATTTGGTTTCTAAAAAGCATCCAGATCTTATTTTGAAGTTTGGCGGTCATGCCATGGCTGCGGGATTGACGATTGAAGAAGATTCTTTTGAGGAATTCAAAGCTTGCTTTGAAGAAGTGGCTCAAAGCTTGATGACACCAGAAGTACTCCAACGACAACTGGCTCACGATGGCAAGCTCGACCCAGAATTCATTGACCCAGAACTTGGCACCATGCTTGCCAATGAAGTTTGGGGCCAAGGATTTCCTGCCCCAGTATTTGTTGGTGAGTTTGAAGTGCTAACTCAAACCCTGATTCAAGAAAAACACCTCCGAGTTCAGTTAAAAGCCATTAATTCCAATGGTTCAAGTCATCCCAAAGCCTTCAACGGCATTTGGTTTTCCAGAAATGCGACCCTGCCAAACCCTGCCAGATTGGCTTATCGAGTCGTTACGGACCATTATCAGGGGGTTGCCAGAGCTCAATTACACATAGAAGCTCTCGATGACCCTTTATAA
- the prfB gene encoding peptide chain release factor 2 (programmed frameshift), translating to MEAEQLNLISNTLEDLRTRTIELRRYLDVDNKAERLVEVNQTLEDPKIWDDPKQAQALGKEKKLLDGVVGTINFLTDNITSSQELFEMAKEEGDFETILSIQADTDGMRQQVEGLEFRRMFSNPMDPSSCFIDIQSGAGGTEACDWASMLLRQYLRYCERKGFKAEVLEVSDGDVAGIKSATIKIDGEYAYGHLRTETGVHRLVRKSPFDSANGRHTSFTSVFVYPEVDDSIEIDINPADIRTDTYRASGAGGQHINKTDSAVRLTHVPTGIVVQCQNDRSQHKNRAEAMSMLKSRLYEHELRKRQAEQDKLEATKSDVGWGHQIRSYVLDQSRIKDLRTNVEISNTQKVLDGDLDPFIEASLKQGV from the exons ATGGAAGCCGAACAATTAAATCTCATCAGCAACACCCTCGAAGACCTGCGTACTCGTACGATTGAGCTTCGGAGGTATCTT GACGTCGACAACAAAGCAGAACGTTTAGTCGAAGTTAATCAAACCCTTGAAGATCCCAAAATTTGGGATGATCCTAAGCAAGCCCAAGCCCTGGGCAAAGAAAAAAAGCTTTTAGATGGTGTCGTAGGCACTATTAATTTTCTGACGGACAACATCACCTCAAGCCAAGAATTATTTGAAATGGCCAAAGAGGAAGGTGACTTCGAAACAATTCTATCGATTCAAGCCGATACAGATGGCATGCGCCAACAAGTCGAAGGACTTGAGTTCCGACGCATGTTCAGCAATCCAATGGATCCGAGCTCATGCTTCATTGATATTCAATCAGGAGCCGGCGGAACTGAGGCTTGCGACTGGGCCAGCATGTTGTTGCGCCAATACCTTCGTTACTGTGAGCGCAAAGGTTTTAAAGCTGAAGTGCTAGAAGTCTCAGACGGTGATGTGGCTGGCATTAAAAGCGCCACGATCAAAATTGATGGTGAATACGCATACGGCCATTTAAGAACAGAGACTGGCGTGCATCGCCTGGTGCGCAAATCACCATTTGACTCAGCCAATGGACGTCATACCTCATTCACGAGTGTGTTCGTTTACCCAGAAGTTGATGACTCTATTGAGATTGACATCAATCCTGCGGATATTCGTACGGATACCTACCGTGCCTCAGGCGCTGGCGGACAGCACATCAACAAAACAGACTCAGCGGTTCGTTTGACTCACGTACCAACCGGTATTGTGGTGCAGTGTCAAAACGATCGAAGCCAACATAAAAACCGTGCGGAAGCCATGTCTATGTTGAAGTCTCGCCTTTATGAACATGAGTTACGTAAACGCCAAGCAGAGCAAGACAAGCTAGAAGCCACCAAGAGCGATGTGGGCTGGGGTCACCAGATCAGATCGTATGTTCTAGATCAAAGCCGTATTAAAGATCTTCGAACCAACGTAGAAATATCCAATACGCAAAAAGTTTTAGACGGCGACTTAGATCCATTCATTGAAGCCAGCTTAAAGCAAGGCGTTTAA